Proteins encoded by one window of Rhodamnia argentea isolate NSW1041297 chromosome 6, ASM2092103v1, whole genome shotgun sequence:
- the LOC115757446 gene encoding GLABROUS1 enhancer-binding protein-like, with translation MAPKRKSPTPSHESSHTDASSGEESRTGSVRPRAQEQRKEDDEVENPEGEDNDSGSESNPEDGIRTVESVAPTKEGTRLKKKPATYQQQSKKQPPERAKKDGDADAEEEEEEEEEEEEAASGASRSKSHDEAAKHEPQKLSRPKKPSPDSDSSSESVPVATGKEATPVKKPSTSQQLKKRPTERVGKGSEANDGAKDGPVVQHTGEGSSRFQRLWSEKDEIKLLRGMIKFRKKTRQEPSTNIRAFKDYLNKKPVRFDFHGNESQFYNKIRQMKLKFTNGLKTGRIWKKPHDQKVSELSRVFWGGGKGGEEEARLSSKKSKTLESAGKVAAAPPKPPEELEGNDWAGESSLLQLTSMGLGKEVSRIGMGMIDSLEMEELKDGWRQLRLSELQVANDRAALMNRQAKLFMDCYSRAKQQG, from the coding sequence atgGCGCCGAAACGCAAATCCCCAACGCCTTCACACGAATCGTCACATACGGATGCTTCCTCCGGCGAGGAGTCGCGCACCGGCTCTGTGCGCCCAAGAGCTCAAGAGCAACGGAAAGAGGACGACGAAGTTGAGAATCCAGAGGGAGAAGACAATGACTCCGGTTCCGAATCCAACCCCGAAGATGGAATTCGCACTGTCGAGTCTGTTGCCCCGACCAAGGAGGGCACgcggttgaagaagaagccagCCACTTATCAACAACAGTCAAAAAAGCAGCCTCCGGAGAGGGCTAAGAAGGACGGCGATGCCGatgccgaagaagaagaagaagaagaagaagaagaagaagaagcagcgtCTGGAGCGTCAAGGTCCAAGTCACATGATGAAGCAGCAAAGCACGAGCCCCAAAAGCTCTCGCGCCCGAAGAAGCCCTCTCCGGACTCAGATTCATCTTCTGAATCCGTGCCTGTCGCCACCGGCAAGGAGGCCACGCCGGTGAAGAAGCCGAGCACATCTCAACAGTTGAAGAAGCGGCCCACGGAGAGAGTGGGAAAGGGCAGCGAAGCTAATGATGGAGCCAAGGACGGCCCCGTGGTGCAGCATACCGGGGAGGGGTCGTCGAGGTTTCAGCGCCTCTGGAGTGAGAAAGATGAGATCAAGCTCCTTCGGGGTATGATCAAATTTCGCAAGAAGACGAGGCAAGAGCCCTCGACCAATATCCGTGCGTTCAAAGATTACCTCAACAAGAAGCCAGTAAGGTTTGACTTCCACGGCAACGAATCGCAGTTCTACAACAAGATTAGgcaaatgaaattgaagttcacGAATGGACTTAAGACCGGGCGTATTTGGAAGAAGCCCCACGATCAGAAGGTCTCCGAGCTTTCTCGGGTCTTCTGGGGTGGCGGGAAAGGCGGTGAGGAGGAAGCGCGCTTGTCTTCCAAGAAGAGCAAGACTCTAGAAAGTGCCGGCAAGGTTGCTGCTGCTCCGCCAAAGCCGCCGGAGGAGTTGGAGGGTAACGATTGGGCCGGCGAATCTTCTCTACTGCAGCTGACCAGCATGGGGCTAGGCAAGGAAGTTTCGAGGATTGGCATGGGGATGATCGACTCGTTAGAGATGGAGGAATTAAAAGATGGGTGGCGGCAATTGCGCTTGTCCGAGCTGCAGGTCGCCAATGATAGAGCCGCGCTCATGAATCGCCAGGCGAAGCTTTTTATGGATTGCTACAGTCGAGCGAAGCAGCAGGGATAG